The segment tgcaacTAACTCTCTAGcagcatttatgtggagaagacccctgaacagtgttgttTTGGTCACCCTAGCTCACAGAGGGTCTGTAagggtgtccgatgggacaagcactcaagtggtGGCTTGAACGATTGACaagtggagggccaagatcactCAAATGGAAATATACAATGTAAGAGACCCCTGAAGAATTGGGGGatcaaaaatagaaagaaaaatactgtagtaatcAAGAACTGAAcctgtaatcaaacttgagaatcaatatataagaactgatctcctcggactgtgccgaTGATAGTTTCCTTTAGTTTAAACTtgtctatcttcattttcttgtcatcaaaCCTATTTTACTTCTTGTTTGATTCATTAAAACCCAgtttttccaacccactctttacaaattcattgtattaggctTCTTGGGCCTAAATCCATCCACCCTTTGGACTAGGGACTCAAATATGGTCCTTATAGTTCTaataaggtttatttatttatttcaccATACCTGAGCTTTTCAAGATACTTGACTATTCCACATGTGTCAAGTAATTGTATGAAGGAATTATTTGATATGGCTGGTGATGGAGATAAGATTTGATTTTAAGGGAGGAATTTATGATAATCCAAATAATACAAAACCATTCATGTAAAAACTAGATGAtactttaatataaaaaaatctatgGAAAATAAAACATGTTTGTTATATTATGTTTCTTTGTTAGGGGTTTGTTTATACATGAATAAGCTATTTTCACCTAACTTTTTGAACTCAAAATTTCACTTAGTATACTATTCACATAAAAAGTCTTTTAGTAGCTACACAAAAATCAAGTACAAGTAATGTGAATTATGATATTTTGGTTAATAATGACTTATAAAATGATTAGattgtaataattttaaaatagtacTGTGAACATATATGCATTTGAAATTTAAGAGTTTAAAGAGTTTAACATGGAAACATTAAACTTGCGAGTGGGTTAAATGATTGTGTCTTTGAATAAGAGAACTAGAGTTTAAAATTCTACATACACCATAAAACTGATTTGTgtttgtggtgggcctttttgtggttaaagtgggctgggctgcctcctgcggtattGGGCTCGAGTATTCTaagtaagggagttgagaccggtccaactgcaactcaatttgaTCCGACTTGTGCGCAAATTATGTCTCGTCTGCCAGGAGCACGCTTACGGTGGGCAGAACGTGGTGCTTATCCTCTGTTTATGCTGCAGAAGTaacttttctccagtttctGCCGCAAAAGGAATTTTTCTCCAGTTTTTACCGCAAAATGAATTTTTCTCCAGTTTCTGCCGCAGGATTGACTTTTTTGCTATGTAGCAAAACTTTCTACTGTGCTATAAAGCTTCCTGCTGTGCAACAAAGCTTCCTGCTGTGCTTTAAAGCTGTCTGCTGTGCTTTAAAGCCTTCTGCCGTGCAGTAAAATCTTTTGCAATGTGAATGATTACTCTTCATTTTTATTGCAGAAATACTTTTCTACTTCctgcacataaacaaatctaaagcccaaaaaaaaatacccatcaaacaaatgttagtttaaatgggttagcatattctcaaatatatacatacatatatgagtatatatacttatacgtattcacatatacatatataaaatatattttgcagaacatgagaaacaagatatatgtatatatatacttatggcaggataatgattagtttgtgtcaacatgtaataacaaataaagaagaaagcttccGCAGAAAAGGTTTAGTTAGTATAATAGTTAACACGGTACATATAATGAAAAGGTGCTATAGCAGAATAActagtacaaaaattaaagatacTACAGCAGGACAATTGATGCAGCAGACATGATAAAAACGTGCTACAGCAGGATGACTAAATACAGCAGATGTAATTTATAATGagagaaatcaaatatatttgcaatcaaaatcaagtattgaatctTCACATAGGATAAGTAAACCAAGaaagaacccaaaccccaacttgAACAACCTTGCTATAGGCTTTTGCaatcaaagttgtgcattttggagaatagGCCTAATTGGCTACTAGCTATTACTTTTGAGGACATTAAAGAGTGGGTTTGCtaagagggagggaaaagatggtctattgatgcatgcccctaTTCCTGCcgtattttctttctttgttttaccactttctttctttcactccGTTTTATTTTTACTCTTAATTTCTAACTACTATCTTGCTATGGGTTGTTCCCCATTTTGGTCTTTCCTTTTCCTGGGCACCTCTCTCTGGGTGCTTACTACTCTCTTACCGTGGGTTTTCTCCCTTAAGTGCTTCCCTTCATTCGGTCTCCCTCTTttagtgtttttctctcttcccctgtttttttccttttcccctgttttttcctcttaaattCGGTCACTTTAATCTGCCGTGATTACCTTCCTTTTATAGCCAACTGATTCAATGAGATTTTTCCCTTTTACCCTCAGGGCTTCAccaattgtttttggtttgttgtgggcATCCTTTCAAGATTACCCACTCATCCATTGGTTGCCCCTACCATTACTCAGTATAGTACATGTTTGCTGCACCATTACTCATTTCatgacaaaattcctttttgtttgttcCTGCTGTATACCTCTACCTTACTACCTAGCTTTATGGCATGCATCAGATGGTCCCAAcaatttattacttcttttgggtaagaTACTATCCCAGCAAGATATATTCCCCAAAAGAAGTCACGGCaggaaaccaaatatagacccccttttccccccaccaccaaaccacgcCCTCTGAATCCCCTTGACCGTGAGCCCACCtcccttgtattggctgggtacaggttggtggtgccCCGGCTCTTTTGTGCTTGCTCCACTGTCTTCTGTGTTTGTCTCCCACGTTGTTTCTGCCATAGCAGATTAGCTTTGTTTTGGTCTGCTGTGtattttgtcttatttcttcacGCGTTTCCTGCTACgtttgtcattttcctttggtttggcttttttttccttcacgtGATTCCTGCTGCTGACACTTCCTGCTGCTCCTTGTTTCTTTTCACCGTGCTTCTTTATATTAGCTTTCAAGCCTATCCTTTTATACAAAAGAATATGGGCCTTTGTGGGCCAGATAATGTTGACTGGATCAAAAGGGTCTTGGGCCCAATTTGTCTTTGTTTGCCAAAGCCATTCTGCCAGGGAACTGTATTATGCGGCAGATCTATATTCTGCGGCAAATTTGTATTCTGCGGCAGATTTGTGTTTTGCTGTAGATTGCTTTCACTTGCACTTATTTCTTTGGACCTTTCTTGCTCTTCGGTCCTCCTGGTGGGTCTTTGGGTCTTGCTtttcattgggctttctttctcatGGCTTTTGGATATGGATTTGCAAAACTGGGCGTCAATAGTGTTCTGACAGTttgataaagagcaattataATGGGTAgactcacttttcaaaatagATGATGATATTTCTTGGAGTGTGTATTGCTTAATGACATAATATTCATATAAGAAActatgtataaataagtaaataatcaaaatttgatGTATACTCTCAAATTGAAAGGGAGTGACAGCTACtgtgtatttaaaattaaacacaattgtGGGGGGCCAAGGATCCAAAGCAATTAACTGTATAGGCTGcgtacaaaatgaaaagccacCGACTagtcattcattttttaaaaataaattaagggaTTATTATaataaggtttatttatttatttcaccATACCCGAGCTTTTTGAGATATTTGACTATTCCACATGTGCCAAGTAATTACATGGAAGAATTATTTGATATGGCTTGTGATGGAGATAAGATTTGATTTTAAGGGAGGAATTTATGATAATCCAACTAATACAAAACCATTCATGTAAAAACTAGATGAtactttaatataaaaaaaatctatagaaaataaaacatgtttGTTGTATTATGTTTCTTTGTTGGGGGTTTGTTTATACATGAATAAGCTATTTTCCCCTAactttttcaacccaaaatttcacTTAGTATACTATTCACATAAAAAGTCTTTTAGTAGCTACAAAAAAATCAAGTACAAGTATGGTGAATTCCGATATTTTGGTAATAATGACTTATAAAATGATTAGattgtaataattttaaaatagtacTATGAACATATATGCATTTGAAATTTAAGAGTTTAACGTGGAAACATTAAACTCTCGAGTGGGTTAAAATATTGTGTCTTCGAATAAGAGAACTAGAGTTTAAAATTCTACATACACCATAAAACTGATTTGTGTTATGACAGTttgataaagagcaattatcatGGGTAGACCCACTTTTCAAAATAGATGATGATATTTCTTGGAGTGTGTTTTGCTAAATAATGACATAATATTCATATAAGAAActatgtataaataagtaaacaatcaaaatttgatatatattctcaaattgAAAGGGAGTGTCAGCTACtgtgcatttaaaattaaacacaattattagataatttttctatatattaaatcatgaaataagttttcaagattataattttttattttttaaaattagctATCCAATAGggcatttataattttgttttctattttagaaTGTTGATACTGTGTGAAAATAgaatttgtgtgattgttttaattaaattttcaaatagtAAACTAGACTATTTTGTATTTGTACTGTTTTGTTTTAGTTAGCAACACTgagatttgtataattttattattaattaacaaGTCTCAATTTGTTGATATGAATCCAAattttgtgtgaaaaatataCTATTTGACCTAACTGAACATATTTCTAATCTATTTAAGACGACTTGTTTCTTGACTCGAACTCGATTGACCTGATCCGCTTTATAAATCTCATCAGACATTGGTAACCATTAAACCAATTTTTGGGTCAAAGAAGCTTTTTTAGCCATTtatatgtccaaaaaaaaaaaatgatataacatGTAATTGAGGCCAAAATTAGAAATTAACACTAtttgccaaacaatataattagtagacattgttttcaaactatatatatatatatatatatattactaatatctcgagtctcaaagactcgatttaggcttataaatcgagtctcaaagactcggtTTCCATGGTCTGATCACGtctgatgtgacattttttccACGTGGTGTCCACCTGGAaatcaagtctctaagactcgatttataagtcGACCCTTTAAGCATCGATTTGTATGTGCtagcaaacaaaacaaaacactttatatttaatattattcaaACATTATCAGTGCTAGCAAGTTGTACAGCACAAATAAATTCACAGTTACATCTCTTTTCTCCCAATCATTCAGACATCTCTCCTCACCTCAGTCCTCTCTCCCTCCTTTCACTATGtctgctctctcttctttcagGAGCACAGACCAAAGATGCTGGGTTGCTAGGTGGCGGCGACGACGTGGATAGGGGGTGGTTTCGACTACGAATCGCAGAAACCCAGCCACTAAGTCAACTTGATTCACcggtttggtggtggtggtggggtttTTGTGGAGGCGGTGACGGTTGATTTTGGCTGCTGGTTAGTTGGTTGTGGGTTCACAACTGTGGGTCTGCGAGTTGGGTGTTTTGGGTCGACAGTATATATGGGTGTTTGGGTTGTGTGTAGCAGTCACAGGGGGGTTGGATTTTGGGGTTCGTCTATCACGGTGGTTGTTGGTGTTTTGGCAGTGAATGGGTTTTCTTGGGTTGCGAACAATGAGTTTGTGGGTTGCTTATGATAGCATTGAGATCggtggttgttttgttttgtgtggaTGTAGTGGTTGTTGGTGTTTTTGCGGTGGTTGCGGTCACCGTTGGTTGTTAATGTGAGAGAAGCAGAGGGAcgagagaagagagaggctgagagatgtttttaatcttatcttaatttttttttttttttaatttttcctaaatATAGAATGGTGTTCTTTTTAAAGGGTcggcttataaatcgagtcttagagacttgattTCCAAATGAACGCCATGTGAAAAAAATGCCACTTGCCTGTTCCAACTTCCAACGAAAAGATCTCAAGTAAGGTCCTATCAGCTTTGAGAGGAGATAAATTTACACCTGTAACAGGGTGTATTTTCTCCTGACCAGGGGCTCATCTCAGTCTTATCTCACTACAAATTTTTGACTTACGCTTATAGCCGAGTCCCCAACGCATCATCCTATCAGAAACGCCCAAGtgaatttgattttgttaaCGTAAGACTAGTTAGAAGTCTCCTTATttaaccaggaaaaaaaaatcccatgaaCAGTTAGAAAATCCTTATTATTCCAGATAATCCATTCTGTCATCAAACCCCCAAATTccgtgaacaaaaaaaaatcaaagatttatCGATGAAGAGCGGATCGAACAAGAAGAAGCTGAATAAACGATCGAACCTGAAGCCTCAGAGTCCAACAAGTCCAATGGACTCCTCGTGCCCTAAAAttcctccctcttcttctccttcaaGATACGGCAGTGCCTGTCTCATCGTTTCAGGTGTTCTAACTCTCTCCTCTATAATTCTTCTCGGCCTTACCTCGGAAATTTGGGACACCTACAAGTCCCCACAAGACGACCCATTTCCCAGAATTTACACCATCGAGGTACTCAACGAGTTTCCTCACGACCCCGATGCCTTCACTCAGGTAACCCCCCTTTAGTTTCAATCTCTGTTTGGTCTCTCTAGTCTCATTATTCAAgtccataatttttatttatttatttttaactctaATGTTGGGATTTTGACGTGAAATGGGAATACACAACTAGACAATTATAGATTCTATCCCattgtaacaattgaattattaaaaaaaaaaaattcacatattaAGATAATTGAAGTAGTACTTGacctataaaaaattgataattaaattggtacttattagtattttactatttttactccatagaaatataaaatatggtGATTTAAGAATTTAGGGCTGGCATTGTTGCATAAACGATAAAATGCCTGTTTAACCCCTAGGGGTTGGCCTAGTGGTTCCTAAGGGTTTATGAGATTGGGTTTGAAATCTCTAACCAACATCTTGGAGCCACCTGTAAGGGATTCCTCCTCGTAATTACgactacaaagtacaaacaccTAGGGGAATAGTAAGATGCTCTAGGATCTATAAACACTTTTCCCCCCTtcaaatgatttatttatttattttttgggttctgtttaaaaacttgaaattattcaATTGTTTTGTATGTTTTTGGTTGAATACATGCTGTGATTTACCAAGGTTAATTGTTAGAACATAATACAGCTACATAATTTGTTACATCTTGGAGGTTTATTTGAAACATATCTATTGCTCATGTTTAAATTTTCAGCATCTGAAAGGCTgtgcataaaagaaaaaaaagtaacaatttctatggtttttctttttgctttcaGGGGCTTCTTTATGCAGGAAATGACACCTTATATGAATCAACTGGTCTTTTGAAGAAGGtgacttgcatttttttttagcattctgGTTATATGTAGGTACATTTGTACGCACATATTTGTGGGGGATCCCTAAAACTGCACAAAATTCTCAAGAAAACATTACAGGAAACAGATAGAGTAGACAATAAAAACAGGGATCAATACCTTAGGTTGCTTGGAGTGAGCTCCAAGCGGTGGAAAGAGGGATAAAACCTAATAGTTAGCACATAGATTTGcatggagtcagcaccaagtaGAGATGGAAACCCTGACTGTTGCTTGGAATCAACACCAAGCGTTGGAAGGAAATTCCCAaccaatattttatattaatatatgcTCAACCTGTTTACAATGGTGAATTATTAAGGCCTTTAAATAGGGTTCCCACATTAAGGAAGGAGAGACTATCTTCTTAACCAAGTAAGAACAATAACtcttaaccaattacataaaataaaaagaccttTTAAATCAATTCTGGCCTAACTGGTAGTATGTCTCCATTGTCTGGCCATGTAATCAGTGCTGAGTGAAGCAGGGCGGTGAGCAATGACATGAAATGTATTTTGTCTAAGTTCATTGAATAGAAGAATGTGTATAGAACCTCCTTGTTATATACCGTAATAACCAATTTAGGTTTTCTCCCTCACTTTATTGTGAGTGTTGTACTTGAGAGGTTCAATTACAGCGCTAGGCAGACTCAAGCAGAGTTATTGGCCATTTAAATCAAATACATAACTTATTAGCTGATGGCCATTTAAAGTCAAATTGACACCTGTTTTTGTTGGAACCTGTCTAATATATGAACTGGTAAGACTCTCATCTTTGAGTTATTTGTTGTGTTCATTATGATGTCGCATtctatattatttaatatgGCTATGACGTTTGATTGGATAAATTCAATGTAACATGTGGTCCGGGAACACTTTGGGGTGAACACCCATCTGAACAAGTAGAGTCAATAGTTCAGCATTTACACCATAACATTTAGCAGCAAAAAAATCTTTAACCCAACAAGTGCCTCTCCGAACCAAGCTAGATAGTCTCCTATCACTAGGCTCACCAACCAACCTAGACTTTGATTCTTATTATTCCTACTGGATATCAAAACCATAAGGATTGTTTCCAGCCATGAGTTTCCATAAGACATAAGTGCTCTTGGGTGGGCTGGGCCATTCCATCAAATCTTTGAGAAGGGGCCCAATCTCATATTTGATGGTTGGCGTGGCGATAGGCTTCACTTCTATGACTGCCTCCCCAGCCATTGCAAACACTGAGCAAGAACAGTAAGGGGCGCACAAACAATGTAACtttatacttataaaaaaataaataaattcaatgtAACTATATAATATGTGGTCGTCACTATATTTAcaaattgttttgtttctcaaaaaagccTTGGCAGATATATCATGAATATGAGAAAATCATtcactcttctttttcttggtttgttaCCTTCAATTTGCAAaatctattctctctctctctctctctgtgcatgtgtgtgtgtaaatacATACTTAGCAGGCCTTGTAGGTAAGCTCACCAAAGCATGTTATGTCTACATAAATATGTAAGTTTGTATTGTCTTTCTTCATTTTCACCTaataattgtttgtttgttaatgtttttgtatctataaaatatttatgcTTTATGGCTTGATTTTTCAATCTTGTAACTTTAACTTTGAGGATAATCATCTAAATTTTTATGATCTAAAGATTTTGATTTCTATATATTACATATCCTGCATGTTGCTGTCATTTATGTTGAACGTTTAGATTTGTGTAATTCATCGGTTTGGAAAGATTACATATTTACTCTTATTGTTTCAGTCATCGGTTCGGAAAGTTGCACTTCAGACTGGGAAGGTACAGATCCTAGTTTTCTGTATCTTACATTtagttatatgtttttattaaatactcAGTTCTTATCATTctcataataaaattaatactcATCATGTTAAAAGCAAGAAAAGTACTTTCTCAAAAGAAATTGCTGTTATCTAGATCAATTGATGGCTGTGGTAAGGAGAGAGTTATGGCTTGAATGTGGCTACATAGTGTGCTGcatattcaaaatcaaagacTGTATCTTTATAAGTAGATTAGCTATACTCAGTTTAGTAGTGAGTGGTCGAGAAATCAGTGTGACTAAACTATATCAATCAAGTTGCCATGCTTAAAATTAaagattttaaatataatttcctttttttttttttgggtatctATAGGTTGAGGTTCTCCAGAAGATGGATGATTCTTACTTTGGGGAGGGTTTAACTCTTCTTGATGAAAGGTTTGTGAGggaaattttaataatttcaattCTACTTTCTTTTATGTTCAGTAAATTGAGGATTTAAAATTCAGGCATTCGTTATTTGTTCCTGGATTTGTTATTCATAGGGATTAACTTGATTATCCCTTTAATATGATGTTGGATTTGAAGAATAATTGTTAATTTCttgatattaattttaactacaCATGAAGAAATTCATCATTGAGAATTTTGTTCTAAGGCAAACATGTGTGTTCGATTTAAAATAACATCTTATGTCTAATCATTTCAAATCCATTCATGAATTTCACAAAGAGAAAGTTTTGTACTTTTCATGGATTATTGAAGCCATTAATTTTAAAGTTGAAATCCAAACCCCCTTTTTTAAATACTTCTATTTGAATTTGCTTATATGACTTAATGACCAAGGTAGTAAGCAACTGGATGGCACTATTAAGTTTGATGTTTTCTAGTAGACTAATTAGTTGTTCGTCAGCCATAGTTCCTCTGATTTGGCCCCTAAAATTTTTGCAGGTAACTTGAGTCTAGTAGTTTGCACTGTCTTATCTTGAGATTTATAAGAGGCTCATAAGCCCATGTCATGGTAATGAAAGGATATTATGAATGCATCTTGTATCGTGGGATTGATGTGTAAAGCATGCTATTACAATTTAACGCATTGGTTATTTGACCTTTTCCTTCCTATTTGGGCTTGCATGTTAAGACACTTCAGTACATCTGAAATATAGTTTTTACATTGTTTCCACTTGCCAGCAAACATGTGCACCTACACACGGATGTCCACAACCCACCCATTCTAGGAATATTACTCAAATTCGTATGCATGCAATTTACCATGTCTTTTGTTTCCCATTGATTGCCTCACTCTTTCTCATAACTTGTTTAGATTTAAGTTTGATTGGATTGATTGTTTTTTCATATTGAGTAGTTTAACACCATGAAAGAAGTCCATGATGATAGATCTTGGTGCAAATAAGCATGTTGTCAAGGACTGTCTATCCTTATGGTTTTGAGACATAGGTCTTCTCTATCTATTACGTAACTGTGGGGCTGGTGCAATGGAAACCTCTCTCTGATTAGTACTTCATTGTTTGATAAGCAACAATAATAAAAGTGCCAGAAAAGTAGGTAAAAAACAGTGGATTAATATAACGGTAGAGCAAAAAACATATATGTTTTGCATACAATTCTTTCTAAAGTTTCAATAATTTCAGcaagattttttatttgcaaTATGGAATTGTTGTGCATGTGtagttaatttatttaacatttatgcTTTTCCTCCAATATATTTTGCACTTTTGcttcatcattttctttttatttaatcacATAGTTtcttaattgtttatttttatatgttttgtgcTTCTAACAATTGAAAGAGTAATGATGCTAATATAGTAACTTTTACATCCTTTATAGGCTGTTCCAAGTAACGTGGTTGAAGGATACTGGTTTCATATATGACCGAAATAATTTAAGCAAAGTTTGTGCTTCACCTCTTTTCcttgtgtaatatttttttttccttatgttTGTTGAAATACTTATTTTAAATGCAGTTCAAAACGAATTAAAATACACatttaaaaggggaaaaaaaaaaaagagacttaaaagtactgtaaaaatttgctaaaaataaATCCGCACTAGTTAGTTTTAAATTTCCTATATGTTTGCATGTGTGGGCCATATTCTTCTGCTTGCAATTCCagttgtttattaattttggaaaTGGGACATAACATCAGATTGTTGGGGCCAATTAAGACCGGATGGAGTAGTGTTGGGAAATGCATTGGAAACCTAATATTTGGGAGGGTGGACTGTGGAAGGGAATGAAAATGGAGGGTG is part of the Quercus robur chromosome 9, dhQueRobu3.1, whole genome shotgun sequence genome and harbors:
- the LOC126699049 gene encoding glutaminyl-peptide cyclotransferase isoform X2, which encodes MKSGSNKKKLNKRSNLKPQSPTSPMDSSCPKIPPSSSPSRYGSACLIVSGVLTLSSIILLGLTSEIWDTYKSPQDDPFPRIYTIEVLNEFPHDPDAFTQGLLYAGNDTLYESTGLLKKSSVRKVALQTGKVEVLQKMDDSYFGEGLTLLDERLFQVTWLKDTGFIYDRNNLSKFEKFTHQMKDGWGLATDENVLFGSDGTSTLYLINHQNFKVIGKHIVTYNGREVNNLNELEYINGEVWANVWQTDCIARISPKDGTLLGWVLLQNLRENLVRAGNN
- the LOC126699049 gene encoding glutaminyl-peptide cyclotransferase isoform X1 — protein: MKSGSNKKKLNKRSNLKPQSPTSPMDSSCPKIPPSSSPSRYGSACLIVSGVLTLSSIILLGLTSEIWDTYKSPQDDPFPRIYTIEVLNEFPHDPDAFTQGLLYAGNDTLYESTGLLKKSSVRKVALQTGKVEVLQKMDDSYFGEGLTLLDERLFQVTWLKDTGFIYDRNNLSKFEKFTHQMKDGWGLATDENVLFGSDGTSTLYLINHQNFKVIGKHIVTYNGREVNNLNELEYINGEVWANVWQTDCIARISPKDGTLLGWVLLQNLRENLVRAGNNGIDVLNGIAWDCAKKRIFVTGKLWPKLYEIKLHQVNETVKSGIIEQLCLRELAFFTKS